Below is a window of Leptospira perdikensis DNA.
GCGAGTGACAGAAGAGGAATGTGTCGCAGACCGAGCGAGGGCTAGTCCCGAAGCGAAGCGTTAAGTCGCTGTTATGCGTAGTTGCTTACTTAATCAAAAAACTCTCCAGTATCGAATAATTGCCCGCACTTTTCACATCTTAACTGCCAAGTCAATCCACCATATCTAGATCTTAAATATGCCCCAGTATCTTCTGAATATGTATGTCCCTTCCCATCAATACAATAATATGATTCTAACTTGATTTGGTCTACTAAGGGTTGTATTATAGGATCAGGTGCGTAATTTTCTAAAATCTCAGCAATATTTGTGCTATATATTGAGCTTGTCTGATTGAATATTTCATCAAAATCGGAATGGTTTTTACTCTCATTTTTGGGATGGGAAAAATCTTCTGTATTTTCTGTGCAAAAGTAATAAACATCTCCATCTTTATAATTTTTTTCTTTATAATCCTTGTAGCTCAATATATGTAAAGCGTCTGCTATTGAATTTTTGTTTCTATGGAAAGGAGCTCTCTTTTCTAATGCGAGATCTATTATTTTAACCCTTAATTCTGGGCTAATTGTTACTTTTGTTGCTAGATGGCTTTGTAAAAAATTTTTAACGATTTGAAATGAAAAATTTGTTTTATCTATTATTTTTTGTTCATTACTTTTAGCATAAGCAATAAGTTTTTGAAGGAGAACTTTCTCTTCTTCCGACACAAAATCGTATAATATTTTAACTTGATCTACAGAGGATTTGAAACTTTGTATGTAGCTTTTTTTTACATGCTCTTCATTTCTAATAAATTCATCTAAAATAATATCATTTGTTAAAATGGATATTTTCCTATCAGTTGCTAGAGATATAAGTTTGTTAGTGATTTGTCTATATTTGAATTTAGAGCAAATTGTTAACCATACGCAGGTGTCAATATATATTTTGATCATACAACCTTTCTCTTTGATTTTAAGCAATTACGCATAACGAATTAGTCTTCCCGAAGTTTCCCGCCCTGAGCCTTCGTAGAAGGCGTTAGGGAAGCGGGAAATTTGCCGAAGGCCGAGTGAGGCCTTGTGCCGAAACGTAGCGGGAAGATGCTGTTATGCGAAGTATTTGCGTTTATGTATCATATTGAATATAGTGATTTATTTTCTCAGCTATTGAGTGTGTGATTGGTTGTAATATTCCTTCCTTAATGTTGATTTGAAATAGTCTTTTGAAATTAATAGCCCTTTGTCCTTCATGTTCCATGACTGACGTTATACTATTAAGGAAAAAATAAAATTCAGGTGGGGTCTTCTTATTTATAAATAATTCGTTTAAAGCCATTATCTCTAATGGATCGCTATAATAATCAAAGAATGGTTTTACATAAGAATTTAGTTTTTCTCTTGCATCCTCGCTATTTGCAAATGCATTAAATTCAGGTTCCGAAGTCCCATTTTTCACATTCTCTAGGTTTTGAATTTTCCAAAAATCATCATGGTCTATTATATTTTTTAATGATATTACAATTAATCCTTTTGTCGCTTCTGATTTTTCTATTTGATCAATTGATTTTTCAATATGTTGAAATATTCCCTTCGGATTAGGTGAATGTAAAACTTTACAGGCTATTCCAATAGATTGACCTTCATAATCAAAAATAATATCTGGATTATCTCCCTTTGAAATGTTCGGATTGTCAAGTTTGACTTTCTGAGAAATTCTCATACAAGCTAGTGCGAGATATAATTCAAAAACTTTATTCGAATTAGAATCAAGAACAGAAGATTTATCATTCTGCTGAAATTTGGATTCTGCAAGTAGTTTTATGTGTGGTATTATTTCTGTATAACAAGGATGGTTGGAAATTTTTTTTATTTTTTCCACGATATCGTGAAATCCAAGAATATCTCGATAGGTTTGGCGGAAGTCCCATTTTTGTTCTACTGGAATTGAGCCTTTGTCTTGTTCGAATAATTTTGTAGATGCGAGAATTATCGCTTCAATTGAAGAATTATTTTGAATAGTAAAATTTAATTTTTTAAGATATTGTTCTGATTCATATAAGTCTTTTTCTAATTTTTTAAAGTCCATTTTTTATCCTTTTTGCAAATATTTCGCATAACGAACTAGACTTAACGATGTTCCCCGACCCTGAGTCCCGGCGGGACGTTAGGGACTGGCACGTAGCTTGCGAATGCACGCGAGTGACAGGAGGGGAATGTGTCGCAGACCGAGCGAGGGCCTGTCCCGAAGCGAAGCGTTAAGGCGCTGTTATGCGCTGGATGTTTACTTAAAAGAAAGATTAAATAATTTTTTGAAAGCTAGTTCTGTTAATTCTTTAAAATCATTTAATTCGCTATCAGTTGGGGAATTAGTTGCTTTTTTATGAATTAGATCGCATCGTTTGTCATAGTAAAATTTTATTTTTTTCCAATTTGCTTCAGTGATTTCACGTGGTGTCCCTTTAGTTACTTTTTTTATTTCGTTATGGACTTGTGTTCTATCGCTAAACATACCTTTAATACGATCTTCAGAATATTGCTGTCCTGAATCATGGAGTAAAAATTCTTTAAATCCGATTTCCAAAGATGAGTCTAATAGTAATAGATTTATTCTATTTTTTTGAGAAAGTCTTTTATTTTTTGATATATTTGTTACGGCGATTATCGTTTCATAAAGGCCGACTGTCCACGGTTTTTGTTTACCAGTTTCTTGATTTTTAAATTTTATTAAATCTTCTTCTCTTATTTTTACTGGAGGTAGAGCAAGTGAGTATGCTTTTTTGACTTTTGGAAAGTCTTGAATAGTTTTCTTTTCTATTGTTCCTTTATCATAGGCATAGATTTTTTCTTCGGCATCATTGTACAATCTTCG
It encodes the following:
- a CDS encoding PIN domain-containing protein, which translates into the protein MIKIYIDTCVWLTICSKFKYRQITNKLISLATDRKISILTNDIILDEFIRNEEHVKKSYIQSFKSSVDQVKILYDFVSEEEKVLLQKLIAYAKSNEQKIIDKTNFSFQIVKNFLQSHLATKVTISPELRVKIIDLALEKRAPFHRNKNSIADALHILSYKDYKEKNYKDGDVYYFCTENTEDFSHPKNESKNHSDFDEIFNQTSSIYSTNIAEILENYAPDPIIQPLVDQIKLESYYCIDGKGHTYSEDTGAYLRSRYGGLTWQLRCEKCGQLFDTGEFFD